In one Methylocaldum szegediense genomic region, the following are encoded:
- the rpmE gene encoding 50S ribosomal protein L31, producing MKPDIHPEYKAITVQCSCGNTFETKSTLGRDLHIEVCSACHPFYTGKQKIVDTAGRVDKFRRKYGRG from the coding sequence ATGAAGCCGGATATTCATCCCGAATATAAAGCCATTACCGTCCAGTGCAGTTGCGGCAACACGTTCGAAACCAAGTCGACGTTAGGTAGGGATTTGCACATCGAAGTGTGTTCCGCCTGCCATCCATTCTATACGGGCAAGCAGAAGATCGTCGACACCGCCGGTCGAGTCGACAAGTTCCGGCGGAAATATGGACGGGGTTGA
- a CDS encoding penicillin-binding protein 1A, with protein sequence MSIYSKDGLLMAQYGEMKRSPVSFSEVPSRVIQAFLAAEDNRFFKHRGVDYVGLMRATFSFLRTGKKKQGGSTITMQVARNFFLSSEKTFYRKLKEIVLAVKIESELTKEQILELYLNKIYFGHHAYGVVAASQVYYGKKINELEVDEIAMIAGLPKAPSAFNPITNPQRAVERRNYVLKQMRKLGYIDDQTYQEAIERPVTAKLHTTPIELNAPYVAELIRNEMYRQYGEAAYTNGFRIYTTIDSRLQRAADKALRLALHEYDERHGFRGVTQRIDLKKEKRREYWDRQLSSIPKTGETVPGLVLAVNETSADVYLGHQQQIVLDWDGLKWARRYISENAQGPFPRSAKEILKAGDLIRLRKDGDGHWKLSQIPQVEGALVALDPTSGAVVALAGGYDFAISKFNRATQAQRQPGSGFKPVLYSAALAQGYTPASVVNDAPVVFSDPSQEGGFWRPQNYSGRFYGPTRLRVALAKSRNLVSIRLLQSIGLTKAIDMARRFGFQPEELPRSLPLALGSGTATPLRMAQAYAVFANGGFRVEPYFIERIETEAGGMVFQATPQIACANCSDADDHQTNFAPRILSAQVHYMMNSMLQDVVRTGTAVRAMELGRNDVAGKTGTTNDYKDAWFNGYVPSLTAVAWIGFDSSKSLGKGETGGKAALPMWIHFMREALKDVPEQTFPLPSGLTIARMDPSTGMLALPGSPNAVFEVFPSGRVPRYYAAPRVSAPPPSESIADEEQPRPLEPTVPSVTTDKPIESLF encoded by the coding sequence ATGAGCATCTACAGCAAAGACGGCTTGCTGATGGCTCAATACGGCGAAATGAAGCGGAGCCCGGTCTCCTTTTCCGAAGTCCCGAGCAGGGTCATTCAGGCTTTCCTGGCCGCCGAGGACAATCGTTTCTTCAAGCACCGTGGTGTGGACTACGTCGGCTTGATGCGAGCGACGTTCTCCTTCCTTCGGACGGGAAAGAAAAAGCAAGGCGGCAGCACCATCACGATGCAAGTCGCTCGCAATTTCTTCTTGAGCAGCGAAAAGACTTTCTATCGCAAACTCAAGGAAATTGTGCTTGCAGTCAAAATCGAATCGGAATTGACAAAGGAGCAGATCTTGGAGCTGTACTTAAACAAGATCTACTTCGGTCATCATGCGTATGGCGTCGTTGCCGCGAGTCAGGTCTACTATGGCAAGAAGATAAATGAGCTCGAGGTAGACGAGATCGCGATGATTGCTGGTTTACCGAAGGCCCCCTCCGCTTTCAATCCGATAACCAATCCGCAACGGGCCGTGGAGCGGCGAAACTACGTTCTTAAGCAGATGCGGAAACTGGGATATATCGATGATCAAACTTATCAGGAAGCAATCGAGCGACCGGTCACCGCAAAGCTTCACACCACCCCCATCGAATTAAACGCTCCTTATGTCGCGGAATTGATCCGCAACGAGATGTATCGCCAGTATGGCGAAGCTGCGTATACCAACGGTTTCCGAATTTACACTACTATCGACAGCCGTTTACAAAGGGCCGCCGACAAGGCATTGCGCCTTGCGCTGCACGAGTACGACGAACGCCACGGATTTCGAGGTGTAACACAGCGAATAGACTTAAAGAAAGAAAAGCGCCGCGAGTACTGGGACAGGCAGTTGTCCAGCATCCCGAAAACCGGGGAGACGGTGCCAGGATTAGTCCTGGCTGTCAACGAAACTTCCGCGGACGTTTATCTCGGCCATCAACAACAAATCGTACTCGACTGGGATGGTCTCAAATGGGCACGCCGATATATTTCCGAAAACGCACAAGGCCCTTTTCCGCGAAGCGCCAAAGAAATACTCAAGGCCGGCGACCTCATCAGACTTCGCAAGGACGGCGACGGCCATTGGAAACTCAGCCAGATTCCACAAGTCGAGGGTGCCTTGGTCGCCTTGGATCCGACCAGCGGCGCCGTGGTCGCGCTGGCGGGCGGATATGATTTCGCGATCAGCAAATTCAACAGAGCAACCCAAGCTCAAAGACAACCGGGTTCCGGTTTTAAGCCCGTACTTTACTCGGCGGCCTTGGCCCAAGGATATACTCCGGCGAGCGTAGTCAATGACGCGCCGGTCGTTTTTTCCGACCCCTCGCAGGAAGGCGGATTTTGGCGTCCGCAGAATTACTCGGGTCGATTTTATGGCCCCACGCGGCTTCGGGTAGCCTTGGCCAAATCTCGGAACCTCGTGTCCATCCGCCTACTTCAGAGCATCGGCCTTACGAAAGCGATCGATATGGCGCGGCGCTTCGGTTTCCAACCCGAAGAACTGCCGCGATCCCTTCCGCTAGCCCTGGGCAGCGGCACCGCGACGCCTCTTCGAATGGCACAGGCCTACGCGGTTTTCGCTAACGGCGGTTTTCGCGTCGAGCCCTATTTCATCGAACGCATAGAAACCGAAGCGGGTGGCATGGTCTTTCAAGCCACTCCGCAAATCGCTTGCGCAAATTGCAGTGACGCCGATGATCACCAGACGAACTTTGCACCCCGCATACTGTCGGCTCAGGTCCACTACATGATGAATTCTATGCTGCAAGATGTGGTGCGAACCGGAACCGCGGTCCGCGCTATGGAACTGGGGCGCAATGATGTCGCCGGCAAAACCGGTACGACAAATGATTACAAGGACGCGTGGTTCAACGGTTACGTTCCTTCCCTGACCGCCGTCGCCTGGATTGGATTCGATTCCTCAAAATCCTTAGGGAAAGGCGAAACCGGGGGCAAAGCCGCACTTCCCATGTGGATCCACTTCATGCGAGAAGCACTCAAAGACGTACCCGAGCAAACTTTCCCACTTCCAAGCGGACTGACAATCGCTCGCATGGATCCGAGCACCGGGATGCTAGCCTTGCCCGGGAGCCCCAATGCAGTGTTTGAGGTCTTTCCTTCTGGGAGAGTGCCCCGCTACTACGCCGCGCCGCGCGTGAGCGCGCCTCCTCCATCAGAGTCTATCGCAGACGAGGAACAACCGCGACCACTGGAGCCAACAGTCCCGAGCGTCACGACCGACAAACCGATCGAATCGCTATTTTGA
- a CDS encoding AmpG family muropeptide MFS transporter, which translates to MTTLSWREAVFNRRMLICVLTGFSSGLPLFVLISLISAWLRDGGVDLKEIGLLALVQFPYIWKFLWAPLCDRYGLPMGRRRTWMLVTQIALLLSIPAFGWLTPIPDIATIRWLAVAVALFSATQDIAIDAFRREILKDEEQGLGNVIHVNAYKIAGLVPGSLSLILADYLSWDTVYLITALFMLPGLLLTIIGSEPEFSSQTPSTLRQAVVDPFREFVQRKGWSGALTVLAFIFFYKLGDSMATALATPFYLDMGYSKTEIGVVAKHAGLWPNVAGGILGGIWMISLGIHRSLWIFGVLQALVILGFVWLATAGHTIAGLAAVIGAEAFGVGLGTAAFVAYIATTTNPAYTATQFALFTSLAATPRTLANAFTGFLVEGGDIKVGNVSLLHIEALGWERFYWLCFALTLPGMLLLFKVAPWNGGNKSERPARLEPQPDSQSPD; encoded by the coding sequence ATGACTACCCTTTCCTGGCGTGAAGCGGTATTCAACCGGAGGATGCTGATCTGCGTCCTCACGGGGTTCTCCTCCGGGTTGCCGCTTTTCGTGCTGATCAGCCTGATTTCAGCCTGGCTACGCGATGGTGGTGTCGATCTCAAAGAAATCGGGCTTCTGGCCTTGGTTCAATTTCCTTATATCTGGAAATTCCTGTGGGCGCCTCTGTGCGACCGGTACGGCTTGCCGATGGGACGGCGCCGAACTTGGATGCTCGTGACGCAAATCGCGCTCTTGCTCTCCATTCCGGCGTTCGGCTGGCTGACACCGATACCGGACATCGCGACCATTCGTTGGCTGGCGGTGGCCGTAGCTTTGTTCTCGGCAACTCAGGACATCGCCATAGACGCGTTTCGACGCGAAATCCTGAAGGACGAGGAACAGGGACTCGGCAACGTCATCCACGTGAACGCGTACAAAATCGCCGGACTCGTGCCGGGATCTCTGTCACTCATTCTTGCCGACTATTTGTCCTGGGATACCGTCTACTTGATCACGGCGCTGTTCATGCTCCCAGGGCTACTCCTCACAATCATCGGCAGCGAACCAGAATTTTCCAGCCAGACACCGTCGACTCTGCGTCAAGCCGTGGTCGATCCTTTTCGTGAATTCGTTCAGCGAAAAGGCTGGAGCGGCGCATTGACCGTGCTGGCGTTCATATTTTTCTACAAGCTCGGCGACAGCATGGCGACAGCCCTGGCTACACCTTTTTACTTAGATATGGGCTACAGTAAGACGGAAATCGGCGTGGTCGCCAAGCATGCCGGGCTCTGGCCGAACGTCGCGGGCGGCATTCTCGGCGGCATTTGGATGATTTCCCTGGGGATTCATCGGTCCCTATGGATATTCGGCGTGTTACAAGCCCTGGTGATTCTCGGCTTCGTCTGGCTTGCCACGGCCGGCCACACGATAGCCGGATTGGCTGCGGTTATCGGCGCCGAGGCCTTCGGTGTTGGATTGGGCACGGCCGCTTTCGTTGCCTATATCGCCACTACGACCAATCCAGCGTACACTGCCACCCAGTTTGCGCTATTTACCAGCCTCGCCGCCACTCCGCGAACGCTGGCCAATGCCTTTACCGGCTTTCTAGTCGAAGGTGGGGACATCAAAGTGGGGAATGTTTCGCTGCTTCATATCGAAGCGCTAGGCTGGGAGCGCTTTTACTGGTTGTGCTTTGCGCTCACCCTGCCGGGCATGCTGCTGTTATTCAAAGTGGCGCCATGGAACGGCGGAAACAAAAGCGAAAGACCCGCTCGCCTCGAACCGCAACCCGATTCACAGTCACCCGACTGA
- a CDS encoding exodeoxyribonuclease III — MRIISFNANGVRSAARKGFFHWMDKQNADIVCLQETKVQTHQLEDPIYWPKGYRCYYLDAVKKGYSGVALYSRREPDEIVQGLGWPDLDAEGRYLEARFGSLSVVSLYLPSGSSSEERQAVKFDFMNRFLPYLRECAQSGRTYIFCGDWNIAHKPIDLKNWRSNQKNSGFLPEERAWLDIVFEQDGWVDAFRVVNQEPEQYTWWSNRGQAWAKNVGWRIDYQVTSPSLRDRILAAYIYKEERFSDHAPLTIDYDYPFLA, encoded by the coding sequence ATGCGTATAATCTCCTTCAACGCGAATGGCGTGCGGTCAGCGGCGCGCAAAGGCTTCTTCCACTGGATGGACAAACAAAACGCCGACATCGTCTGCCTTCAGGAAACCAAGGTTCAGACACACCAACTGGAAGATCCGATATATTGGCCCAAAGGCTATCGGTGCTACTACCTGGACGCCGTCAAGAAAGGCTACAGTGGGGTTGCGTTGTATAGCCGCCGCGAGCCGGACGAAATCGTTCAAGGCCTCGGCTGGCCTGACTTGGACGCTGAAGGGCGTTACCTCGAAGCGAGATTCGGCTCCCTGAGCGTCGTTTCCCTTTACTTGCCGTCCGGTTCGTCCAGCGAGGAGCGTCAAGCGGTGAAGTTCGACTTCATGAACCGGTTTCTGCCATACCTTCGCGAGTGTGCACAATCGGGGCGGACTTACATTTTTTGTGGCGACTGGAACATCGCCCACAAACCGATCGACCTCAAGAATTGGCGCTCCAACCAGAAGAATTCCGGATTTCTGCCTGAGGAACGTGCCTGGCTGGATATCGTGTTCGAGCAGGATGGCTGGGTCGATGCTTTTCGTGTCGTCAATCAGGAGCCGGAGCAATATACTTGGTGGTCGAATCGCGGTCAGGCCTGGGCCAAGAACGTGGGCTGGCGTATCGACTACCAGGTGACCAGCCCTTCTCTCAGGGACAGAATTCTAGCGGCATACATTTACAAGGAAGAGCGTTTTTCGGACCATGCGCCACTCACCATCGACTATGACTACCCTTTCCTGGCGTGA